catttctttcttttaatttttatttacactaaaaattaaaacataacataacataacataacataacattcattcataaaactcttcccaaaaaaaaaatattttattttatttttttttttttaaattacaaagatgtatatatatatcaataaacaaacaaaaaaaaaataactttattttttttttttttatatataggactagcgtcagtgcatggctaacttgtacgtatacaactagcaactagcttagcatgctacaaaaggttaataataccttttattaaccagctAGTTAACTAACTGAatgtactacaaaaggttaataacatcttttattaaccaatactACAAATGTATTAAAACCAAAAGATTATTTCGATATTTGTGATAGAGGTAGCATTTCACAACTAGAAGATTTGAGTAATAAGGatagaaaaatttataaagaaatacTAAAGGGGTTAGAAATTGTAAAATAATccaaagagaaaaaaatataagcaaTATTATTACTTCCCCTGAATGGTGGAGtgtggttaataaaaaatttttattaactttttataaaaataaaatgagctAACAATCAGGAAAATAGAAGTCAGCCATGTACtgacattaaaaaaaaaaaagaaaaaaaaatatataaagctattttttttttttttttgtcggTTGGCATTTGTTCGAATCAACAAGAGAATTAATTATTAGTTACATGAAAAAAACTTAATGAATGAAAAAGTAGaatgtttatgttatattcaatgtatatttatttgaaatgacattgaataaattagagTTTTGACTTTTGTTAATTGTTATGAATtgtatgtatgtttttaattaaaagaataaactgATTCTTTGTagataaaaactcatttataatagTTCAATATGTCTATTAAGAGATTCAGTAAAATTcgattcaaattaaatattataaatcataagaaataaatatatatataataaaaaaaagtatatgcatatatttaaaaacgtatatttatttatacattctctttattaatttgtttgtttaatactctagaaATGTCATTAAACAGGTAAGTAATAAATCATACTTGttctatttaaaatttttatctaatatTTCTCAAATATCAATAACTAAACAGTTAATAAATCAAGTATAAGTAAGATTTAAGATGCATTTCATATAATATTGtacattttcttcttttaatttacagTAAGTTTACTTAGAAAAAACActtattatttgtttttaagcttcatttttatttcttcgtAAAgtaaaaagattaaaaatattataagagATAAACTAGACagtattaaaatataattttgaaatattgGAACAAAGTGTTTAAGATATATTGCAGAAAGTGTGAATGAAGTAAGTGACATGAGAAAAGCTAAAATTAGTGGAATTGTTTTAAGATCATTTGTACATTTGTCTGAGGTtctttcattaaattttctttttttattcctCTTTTTTGTCTCTGATTCATTTTCTTGTTCTATATCCATATTCTGCTCTATTTTACTTTGCTCATTGCTTAACTCTAAATTTATTGCTGTCATGTCATGTTGTTCATAGCATTGTTGTAATCCTTTTTCTTGTTTTATTGTATCGTTATTTTCTGCTAATGATCTTTTAACTCCCaaatttattacattttttaagttattttcGTAATTCCACGTCTCACAAGTACCTaactaaaatataaaaaaaatattcagggtataaaaaaaaggatttttattaacataattttgataaaaaagatagtaaaaataagaaaaaacaaatattaagTATTATAACTATCCTACATTATTAGAATACTGTAATATCCAAATTAAAAAggcatatataaaaaactttatgaaaaaatgtaatctatattttttctcttttttatgGGATATCTTTATAGTTGATATATCTTTAGTTATAAAACCTTTAGATGTATGGGA
The DNA window shown above is from Plasmodium relictum strain SGS1 genome assembly, contig: PRELSG_00_v1_65, whole genome shotgun sequence and carries:
- a CDS encoding fam-h protein translates to MKSNAIKNTSIYDTFCSHTSKGFITKDISTIKISHKKEKKYRLHFFIKFFIYAFLIWILQYSNNLGTCETWNYENNLKNVINLGVKRSLAENNDTIKQEKGLQQCYEQHDMTAINLELSNEQSKIEQNMDIEQENESETKKRNKKRKFNERTSDKCTNDLKTIPLILAFLMSLTSFTLSAIYLKHFVPIFQNYILILSSLSLIIFLIFLLYEEIKMKLKNK